In Phycisphaerae bacterium RAS1, the genomic window ACCTCTGTGTCCGACGACGGTTTTGGCGTCGGACGCAGAGGTCCGACGCTACGGCGGTGTAGGGTCCGCTGTGCGGACCGTTTCGGCGATGGGCGCCACGCAGGCCGGGGGCGTCAACCCGCCGCTTGGCGCGGCGGGTTCGGACAGGCATGCCGGCGGAAAACTTCTAGTAGCGCGACACGCGCGGGTCGATCTCGACCGACCAGGCGTCTATCCCGCCCATCATGCTCATCGCCTTGGCGAACCCCTGCTGTTGGAGCAGTGCCGCCCCGGCCAGGCTGCGCTTGCCGTGGTGGCAGAAGAGGACGATCTCGTCTTCCGGACTGAGCTGATTGAGCCGCTGCGACAATTGGCCCAGCGGGATGTGCGCGGCGCCCTCGATCCGGCAGAGCGCCAGCTCGTCGTGCTCGCGGACATCCAGCAGCACGAGCTTGTCGCCGCGCTTCAAACGGTCGGCCACTTCGCGGGCGCGGACCTGCGGGACGATCATGCGCCGCTCACCGCCGCCGATCCGCGGGCCCGGTCGAGACCGACCT contains:
- the moeZ_2 gene encoding putative adenylyltransferase/sulfurtransferase MoeZ: MIVPQVRAREVADRLKRGDKLVLLDVREHDELALCRIEGAAHIPLGQLSQRLNQLSPEDEIVLFCHHGKRSLAGAALLQQQGFAKAMSMMGGIDAWSVEIDPRVSRY